A single region of the Halorubrum depositum genome encodes:
- a CDS encoding mandelate racemase/muconate lactonizing enzyme family protein, with amino-acid sequence MRDYSDQIDTRDPDRDVQITNIDACVVEGNFEWNLIKVETDAGVTGIGESYRGGGVPELVEYTNRFLIGENPLDVERLVRYIFQEMSGHGGTTGKVVTAASGIEIALLDAAGKILGLPVYQLLGSKYRDEVRLYCDCHAGEAYAVEDGATAYAEAEAYSPEAYAAEAARVTDMGFEALKFDLDLPADNENDPYNGRLTNAAIREKKEIVAAVREEIGYDVDLAFDCHWDYSVESAKRLAHELEEFDLMWLEDLIPPENMEAQKEVTKATRTPVATGENRFRVFELSDLIYEHGVDVVTPDPATVGGLTETMRIADRAEENYMPMSPHNVCSPVGTMACVHLGAATPNFDLLEYHALEVDWWDDLLARDEPLIEDGRIEVPETPGLGIELDMDVVEEHLLEGTDGF; translated from the coding sequence ATGCGAGACTACTCAGACCAGATCGACACCCGCGACCCGGACCGAGACGTACAGATCACGAACATCGACGCCTGCGTCGTCGAGGGGAACTTCGAGTGGAACCTGATCAAGGTGGAGACCGACGCCGGCGTCACCGGCATCGGCGAGTCGTACCGCGGCGGCGGCGTCCCGGAGCTCGTCGAGTACACGAACCGGTTCCTCATCGGCGAGAACCCGCTCGACGTCGAGCGCCTCGTGCGGTACATCTTCCAGGAGATGTCGGGCCACGGCGGCACGACCGGGAAGGTCGTCACCGCGGCCTCCGGCATCGAGATCGCGCTGCTGGACGCCGCCGGGAAGATCCTCGGCCTCCCGGTCTACCAGCTGCTCGGCTCGAAGTACCGCGACGAGGTCCGGCTCTACTGCGACTGCCACGCCGGCGAGGCGTACGCGGTGGAGGACGGCGCCACCGCCTACGCCGAGGCCGAGGCGTACTCCCCGGAGGCGTACGCCGCCGAGGCCGCCCGCGTCACCGACATGGGGTTCGAGGCGCTGAAGTTCGACCTCGACCTCCCCGCGGACAACGAGAACGACCCGTACAACGGGCGCCTGACGAACGCGGCGATCCGGGAGAAAAAGGAGATCGTCGCGGCCGTGCGCGAGGAGATCGGCTACGACGTCGACCTCGCGTTCGACTGCCACTGGGACTACTCCGTCGAGAGCGCGAAGCGGCTCGCCCACGAGTTAGAGGAGTTCGACCTGATGTGGTTAGAGGACCTGATCCCGCCGGAGAACATGGAGGCCCAGAAGGAGGTGACGAAGGCCACCCGGACGCCGGTCGCGACCGGCGAGAACCGGTTCCGCGTCTTCGAGCTGTCGGACCTGATCTACGAGCACGGCGTCGACGTCGTCACCCCGGACCCGGCCACGGTCGGCGGCCTCACGGAGACGATGCGGATCGCCGACCGCGCCGAGGAGAACTACATGCCGATGTCCCCGCACAACGTCTGTAGCCCGGTGGGGACGATGGCCTGCGTCCACCTCGGCGCGGCCACGCCGAACTTCGACCTCCTGGAGTACCACGCGCTGGAGGTCGACTGGTGGGACGACCTGCTGGCGCGCGACGAGCCGCTGATCGAGGACGGCCGCATCGAAGTCCCCGAGACGCCCGGCCTCGGGATCGAGCTGGACATGGACGTCGTCGAGGAGCACCTCCTCGAGGGGACCGACGGGTTCTGA
- a CDS encoding mandelate racemase/muconate lactonizing enzyme family protein, with the protein MQITEVESFPIKLPLESPVSFSNRTLTYRDHAITYVRTDTGHEGVGYSLGYEGAGLIADAVESLLEPILVGEDPRDTERLWHEMYEGNVQIGRTGLFLRAISTVDIALWDVKAKAADMPLHKLLGGHSESVPSYASGGYYRDDKGHEALRGEMRRYLDEGHDVVKMKVGRLSAGEEAERVAAVRDEIGDDRTLLLDANGVWESSTEALRNCRAFEPYDPYFIEEPVMIDRVDTMAEVNDGIDYPVATGELEGTRHNFARLADTGAATILQPDVTVCGGVTEWLKIANHASAYDIQIAPHYNWNIHASLLGAIENGLWVEYFYRDMDVKAFDDVVADPVKPGDDGTIDLPDRPGHGVPLDEDALERFRDD; encoded by the coding sequence ATGCAGATAACCGAAGTCGAGTCGTTCCCGATCAAGCTGCCGCTGGAGTCGCCCGTCTCCTTCTCCAACCGGACGCTCACCTATCGGGACCACGCGATCACGTACGTGCGGACGGACACCGGCCACGAGGGTGTCGGCTACTCGCTGGGGTACGAGGGCGCCGGCCTCATCGCCGACGCGGTCGAGTCGCTGCTCGAACCGATCCTCGTCGGCGAGGACCCCCGCGACACCGAGCGCCTGTGGCACGAGATGTACGAGGGCAACGTCCAGATCGGCCGGACCGGCCTCTTCCTGCGCGCCATCTCCACCGTCGACATCGCGCTCTGGGACGTGAAGGCGAAGGCCGCCGACATGCCCCTCCACAAGCTACTGGGCGGCCACTCCGAGTCGGTCCCGTCGTACGCCAGCGGGGGCTACTACCGCGACGACAAGGGTCACGAGGCGCTCCGCGGCGAGATGCGGCGCTACCTCGACGAGGGCCACGACGTCGTGAAGATGAAGGTCGGCCGCCTCTCGGCCGGAGAGGAGGCCGAGCGCGTCGCCGCGGTGCGAGACGAGATCGGCGACGACCGAACCCTCCTGCTCGACGCCAACGGCGTCTGGGAGTCCAGCACGGAGGCGCTCCGCAACTGCCGGGCGTTCGAGCCGTACGACCCGTACTTCATCGAGGAGCCCGTGATGATCGACCGCGTCGACACGATGGCCGAGGTGAACGACGGGATCGACTACCCCGTCGCCACCGGCGAGCTGGAGGGAACGCGGCACAACTTCGCCCGGCTCGCCGACACGGGCGCGGCGACGATCCTCCAGCCCGACGTCACCGTCTGCGGCGGGGTGACGGAGTGGCTGAAGATCGCGAACCACGCCTCGGCGTACGACATTCAGATCGCGCCCCACTACAACTGGAACATCCACGCCTCCCTGCTCGGCGCCATCGAGAACGGCCTCTGGGTGGAGTACTTCTACCGCGACATGGATGTGAAGGCGTTCGACGACGTCGTCGCCGATCCCGTGAAGCCCGGCGACGACGGCACCATCGACCTCCCGGACCGCCCCGGTCACGGCGTCCCCTTGGACGAGGACGCGCTGGAGCGGTTCAGAGACGACTGA